From a single Hydrogenispora ethanolica genomic region:
- a CDS encoding glycoside hydrolase family 127 protein: MHHPSHIAPVLRAIPHTAVTIADRFWTPRLENNRRRSLFQQYHYLNETGVLANFRNVHQPWDGIYHGLFFSDSDAYKWLEAAGYSLATHPDPRLRRLTDELIRLIAAAQMADGYLNTYFQLVEPEKRFTNFGVCHELYTAGHLIEAGVVHFQATGRPDLLNVARRLADLLTRTFGPGKLEAVDGHAGVELALIRLHRLTGAAAYLDLAAFFINARGRSDSRLRLELAQLERIAGRPGKPGQNNRKHFGSYEAYDGRYAQDHLPVREQSEAVGHAVRATYLYCAMADLAQETGDSALLEALRRIWRHVTARRLYVSGGIGPSRANEGFTRDYDLPNDTACAESCAAVGMVFWNHRMLQLTGEGRFADLMERVLYNAFLAGVSLDGGKYFYNNPLQSQGDCHRREWDECACCPPNIARLLASLGGYIYSLSPGGLAVHLYIQSSVTARLAGGAEFTLRQTGDYPWEGRISLALELAEPADFELRLRLPGWCRSHQLRINGIPADPPLAEGYLVIARRWSPGDSLLLELAMPAERVQAHPRVWQNAQKVALQRGPLLYCLEAADHAVPVEQILLPENAPLTGSFYPDLCGGVVALEGEALAPSLENWADRLYRFAEPAVALRPVRLRAVPYYCWDNREPGAMTVWIPRLNP, from the coding sequence ATGCATCACCCGTCGCACATCGCCCCGGTTCTGCGGGCGATCCCGCACACCGCGGTGACGATCGCCGATCGCTTTTGGACGCCGCGCTTGGAGAATAACCGCCGGCGCTCCTTGTTTCAGCAGTATCATTATTTGAATGAGACCGGGGTCCTCGCCAATTTCCGGAACGTCCACCAGCCGTGGGACGGGATCTATCACGGCTTGTTCTTCAGCGATTCCGACGCCTATAAATGGCTGGAGGCGGCCGGCTACTCCCTGGCGACCCACCCCGATCCCCGGCTGCGCCGCCTGACCGACGAGCTGATCCGGCTCATCGCCGCCGCCCAAATGGCGGACGGCTATCTCAACACCTATTTCCAGCTGGTCGAGCCCGAAAAACGCTTTACCAACTTCGGGGTCTGCCATGAGCTCTATACCGCCGGCCACCTGATCGAGGCCGGCGTGGTTCATTTCCAGGCCACCGGCCGGCCGGACCTGCTGAATGTCGCCCGCCGCCTGGCCGATCTGTTGACCCGGACGTTCGGTCCCGGCAAGCTGGAGGCGGTCGACGGCCACGCCGGGGTGGAGCTGGCTTTGATCCGCTTGCACCGGCTCACCGGCGCCGCCGCTTACCTGGATCTGGCGGCTTTCTTCATCAACGCGCGCGGCCGGAGCGATTCCCGGCTGCGCCTGGAATTGGCGCAGCTGGAGCGGATCGCGGGCCGGCCGGGGAAACCCGGCCAGAACAACCGGAAACACTTCGGCAGTTATGAAGCGTACGACGGCCGCTATGCCCAGGATCACCTGCCCGTCCGCGAGCAGAGCGAGGCGGTGGGCCATGCGGTGCGGGCCACCTATCTCTATTGCGCCATGGCCGATCTGGCCCAGGAGACCGGGGACTCCGCCCTGCTGGAGGCGCTGCGGCGGATCTGGCGCCATGTGACCGCCCGCCGCCTCTACGTCTCCGGCGGCATCGGCCCCTCCCGGGCCAACGAGGGTTTCACCCGCGACTACGATCTGCCCAACGATACCGCCTGCGCCGAAAGCTGCGCCGCGGTCGGAATGGTCTTCTGGAACCATCGCATGCTGCAGCTGACCGGGGAAGGCCGTTTCGCCGACCTGATGGAACGGGTGCTTTACAATGCCTTTCTGGCCGGCGTGTCGCTGGACGGCGGGAAATATTTTTACAACAACCCGCTGCAGAGCCAGGGCGACTGCCACCGCCGGGAATGGGACGAGTGTGCCTGCTGCCCGCCGAATATCGCCCGGCTCCTGGCCTCGCTGGGCGGCTACATCTATTCCCTGTCCCCCGGCGGCCTGGCGGTTCATCTGTATATCCAAAGCAGCGTCACGGCGCGGCTGGCCGGCGGCGCCGAATTCACCCTCCGCCAAACCGGCGACTATCCCTGGGAAGGGCGGATCAGTCTGGCGCTGGAGCTGGCGGAGCCGGCCGATTTCGAATTGCGGTTGCGGCTCCCGGGCTGGTGCCGTTCCCATCAGCTCCGGATCAACGGCATCCCGGCCGATCCGCCGCTGGCCGAGGGTTATCTGGTCATCGCCAGGCGCTGGTCCCCGGGCGACTCCCTCCTCCTTGAGCTGGCAATGCCGGCGGAGCGGGTCCAGGCCCATCCCCGGGTATGGCAGAACGCCCAAAAGGTCGCCTTGCAACGCGGGCCGTTGCTGTATTGCCTGGAAGCGGCCGACCACGCGGTCCCGGTGGAGCAGATCCTTTTGCCGGAAAACGCCCCTTTGACCGGTAGTTTTTACCCCGATTTATGCGGCGGGGTCGTGGCCCTCGAAGGGGAGGCCCTGGCTCCCAGCCTGGAGAATTGGGCGGACCGGCTCTACCGGTTCGCCGAACCGGCCGTGGCCCTCCGCCCCGTCCGGTTGCGGGCGGTTCCCTATTATTGTTGGGACAACCGGGAACCGGGAGCCATGACGGTCTGGATTCCCCGCCTGAATCCGTGA
- a CDS encoding ABC transporter substrate-binding protein, translating to MKRSFMVGLTFLFIAVLVMPVISAAGPVKLTYCYWGSPAEDRVLKEAFKNFEAAHPGITVEPMYIPGDITGTEYAAKIKALSQAGELPDLGYFRPDHFGSWATAGLFMNLSPLIQKEKLEKAVLPQVWLKVKNKVYGSYSAAECQVLFYNKDVLQKAGVPLPPTDYRKGWSWNQFVEYCKKITTDRNGKHPGESGFDPGKITCYGVSYQLWHAMLLPAIWSNNGDFISPDGKQFKLDRPESVEVLQKLADLINKDHVFAYTNPSSTSGAGLPAPPVMLANGQLGFYVTGQWELLDLAKMNFPLGIGALPIFKKPAQMYVSGASVIFKSTKHPKEAWELHKWMMNPDKTLDLYTSGLWLPTKASWYTNPADLKKWTDNPVHPAGFKEAVLDSMQIARVHMEVKVKNFPRIWGEAVAPELDLVWSGQKTAAEAMKAAKKRVLSLKLLQGNY from the coding sequence ATGAAGAGAAGTTTTATGGTTGGATTGACATTCTTGTTCATCGCGGTACTGGTCATGCCGGTCATCTCCGCCGCCGGCCCGGTCAAGCTCACTTACTGTTATTGGGGAAGCCCCGCCGAGGACAGGGTGTTGAAAGAGGCCTTCAAGAATTTTGAAGCCGCGCATCCGGGGATCACCGTCGAGCCGATGTATATCCCGGGCGACATCACCGGCACCGAATACGCCGCCAAGATCAAGGCGCTCTCCCAAGCCGGCGAGCTGCCCGATCTCGGCTACTTCCGCCCCGATCACTTCGGGAGCTGGGCCACGGCCGGACTGTTCATGAATCTGAGCCCGCTCATCCAAAAAGAGAAGCTGGAGAAGGCCGTTCTGCCCCAAGTCTGGCTGAAGGTCAAGAACAAAGTCTACGGCTCCTATTCCGCCGCCGAATGCCAGGTCCTGTTCTACAATAAAGACGTCCTCCAAAAGGCGGGCGTGCCGCTGCCTCCGACCGATTACCGCAAAGGCTGGAGCTGGAATCAGTTCGTCGAGTACTGCAAAAAGATCACCACCGACCGGAACGGCAAACATCCCGGCGAGAGCGGCTTCGATCCCGGCAAGATCACTTGCTACGGGGTGAGCTACCAACTGTGGCACGCCATGCTGCTGCCGGCGATCTGGAGCAACAACGGCGATTTCATCTCCCCCGACGGCAAACAATTCAAGCTGGACCGGCCGGAGTCGGTGGAAGTCCTCCAAAAACTGGCCGACTTGATCAATAAAGACCACGTCTTCGCCTATACCAATCCTTCCTCGACCTCCGGCGCGGGCCTGCCCGCTCCGCCGGTGATGCTGGCCAACGGGCAGCTCGGCTTCTACGTCACCGGCCAATGGGAACTGCTGGACCTGGCCAAAATGAACTTCCCGCTGGGCATCGGCGCCCTGCCGATCTTCAAAAAGCCGGCCCAGATGTATGTCAGCGGCGCCTCGGTCATCTTTAAGTCCACCAAGCATCCCAAGGAAGCCTGGGAACTGCACAAATGGATGATGAACCCCGACAAGACGCTGGACCTCTACACCAGTGGCCTGTGGCTGCCCACCAAAGCCTCCTGGTACACCAATCCGGCCGACCTGAAGAAATGGACCGACAATCCGGTTCATCCCGCCGGATTCAAGGAAGCGGTGCTGGATTCGATGCAAATCGCCCGGGTGCACATGGAAGTGAAAGTCAAGAACTTCCCGCGGATCTGGGGCGAGGCGGTCGCGCCCGAGCTGGATCTGGTCTGGAGCGGCCAGAAAACCGCCGCCGAAGCCATGAAAGCCGCCAAAAAGCGGGTTCTCAGCCTGAAACTGTTGCAAGGCAATTACTAA
- a CDS encoding glycoside hydrolase family 127 protein, with translation MKNRLHTIPLKAVTVRDHFWTERIALLAREVIPYQWDALNDNIAGAEPSHAVENLRIAAGKSDGRFQGMVFQDSDVAKWIEAASYSLIAHPNPGLEAVIDELVELIAAAQQSDGYLNTYYTVAEPDQRWKNFSFGHELYSAGHLAEAAVAYYQATGKRKLLDRVCRAIDYIDSVIGPEASKLKAYCGHPEIELALVKLYRATGEQRYLRLCQYFVDERGQQPCFLEAEPAFGNGTPDPWFAADYHQAHAPVREQQAADGHAVRAMYLYAGMADLALETGDPGLIAALRRLWENVTGRRMYITGAIGSQAHGERFTFDYDLPNDTAYAETCAAIGLIFWAGRMLLLEPDRRYADVLERALYNGVLSGISLDGRKYFYVNPLEVQPEAAARRYDLRHVRPERQQWFGCACCPPNIARLVTSLGQYLYSLDDQTLYVHLYVGSQIRVALNGTPVGLELRTRYPWEEQAVLEVEPEQPAEFAIALRIPGWCRHFEIRLNGQPLENPPLEKGYLKLSRRWTRGDRIELRLAMPVELIRAHPRVREDAGKVAIQRGPIVYCLEEVDNGGRLWDVALPEGAQLSCEFSEELGGMVAITGQALRSDTEHWGEALYRPAGGGSQAAPIRAVPYCLWGNRRPGEMTVWIAQK, from the coding sequence ATGAAGAACCGATTGCATACCATCCCCCTGAAAGCGGTTACGGTCCGGGACCATTTTTGGACGGAACGGATCGCCCTGTTGGCCCGGGAGGTCATCCCCTATCAATGGGATGCCTTGAACGACAATATCGCGGGGGCCGAACCGAGCCACGCGGTGGAAAACTTGCGCATCGCCGCCGGAAAATCCGACGGCCGGTTCCAGGGCATGGTCTTTCAAGACAGCGATGTCGCCAAATGGATCGAGGCGGCGAGCTACAGCCTGATCGCCCATCCCAACCCCGGGCTGGAAGCAGTCATCGATGAGCTCGTCGAACTCATCGCAGCGGCCCAACAGTCCGACGGCTATCTGAATACGTATTATACCGTGGCCGAACCGGACCAGCGCTGGAAGAACTTCTCCTTCGGCCACGAGCTATATTCCGCCGGTCACCTGGCGGAAGCGGCGGTCGCCTACTATCAGGCCACCGGCAAACGCAAACTGCTGGACCGGGTCTGCCGCGCCATCGACTATATCGACTCGGTCATCGGCCCCGAAGCCTCGAAGCTGAAAGCCTATTGCGGCCACCCCGAGATCGAGCTGGCCCTGGTCAAACTGTACCGGGCCACCGGCGAACAGCGCTATCTGCGGCTCTGCCAATACTTCGTCGACGAGCGGGGCCAACAGCCTTGTTTTCTCGAGGCCGAACCGGCCTTCGGCAACGGGACCCCCGATCCCTGGTTCGCCGCGGACTACCATCAGGCCCACGCTCCCGTCCGCGAACAGCAGGCGGCCGACGGCCACGCGGTGCGGGCCATGTATCTCTATGCGGGCATGGCCGATCTGGCGCTGGAGACCGGGGACCCCGGCTTGATCGCGGCCCTGCGGCGCTTATGGGAGAACGTCACCGGACGCCGGATGTACATCACCGGCGCCATCGGCTCCCAAGCCCACGGAGAACGGTTTACCTTTGATTATGATCTGCCCAACGACACCGCCTACGCCGAGACCTGCGCCGCCATCGGCCTGATCTTCTGGGCTGGGCGGATGTTGCTCCTGGAGCCCGACCGCCGCTACGCCGACGTGCTGGAACGGGCGCTCTACAACGGAGTGTTGAGCGGGATTTCCCTGGACGGCCGCAAGTATTTTTACGTCAATCCGCTGGAGGTGCAGCCGGAAGCGGCGGCCCGCCGTTACGACCTCCGGCACGTCCGGCCGGAACGGCAGCAGTGGTTCGGTTGCGCCTGCTGCCCGCCGAACATCGCCCGGCTGGTCACCTCGCTGGGACAGTACCTTTATTCCCTGGACGACCAGACGCTCTATGTCCATTTGTACGTCGGCAGCCAGATCCGCGTCGCCCTGAACGGCACGCCGGTCGGCCTGGAGCTGCGCACCCGCTATCCCTGGGAAGAACAGGCGGTCCTGGAGGTGGAACCGGAGCAGCCCGCCGAATTCGCCATCGCCCTGCGCATCCCGGGCTGGTGCCGCCATTTCGAAATCCGCCTCAACGGCCAGCCGCTGGAAAACCCCCCGCTCGAAAAGGGTTATCTGAAGCTCTCCCGCCGCTGGACCCGGGGCGACCGGATCGAGCTGCGCCTGGCTATGCCGGTCGAATTGATTCGGGCCCATCCCCGGGTGCGGGAAGACGCCGGGAAAGTCGCCATCCAGCGGGGGCCGATCGTCTATTGTCTGGAAGAGGTCGACAACGGCGGCCGGCTCTGGGATGTCGCGCTGCCGGAAGGGGCCCAACTATCCTGCGAATTCTCGGAAGAGCTGGGCGGCATGGTCGCCATCACCGGCCAGGCCCTGCGCTCCGACACCGAGCACTGGGGCGAGGCGCTGTACCGCCCGGCCGGCGGGGGCTCCCAAGCGGCGCCCATCCGCGCCGTGCCGTATTGCCTGTGGGGCAACCGCAGGCCCGGCGAAATGACGGTGTGGATCGCCCAAAAATAA
- a CDS encoding aminoglycoside 6-adenylyltransferase — MRSEAEMMGLILRVAGADERIRAVALNGSRANPRAPRDLLQDYDIVYLVTEVEPFTQDPGWVDVFGERIIMQTPDTMTLMPSDSDGRFHYLMQFRDGNRIDLTLIPLSQREAYCREDSLTVILLDKDGSLPELPAPDDTAYRIKPPSPVQFADCCNEFWWIAVYVAKGLWRREILYAKEHLDGYLRPMLRLMLEWQAGIATGFTVSAGKCGKYLERYLPGESWRALLATYAGAGYAETWEALFTACGLFRRTAREVAGHFGYAYPEAEDERVSAYLRRIRELPRGAVSPD; from the coding sequence ATGCGCAGCGAAGCGGAAATGATGGGACTGATTCTCCGGGTGGCCGGGGCCGACGAGCGGATCCGGGCGGTGGCGCTGAACGGCTCCCGCGCCAATCCCCGGGCTCCCCGGGATCTCCTGCAGGACTACGATATCGTCTACCTGGTGACCGAGGTGGAACCGTTCACTCAGGACCCGGGTTGGGTGGATGTCTTCGGCGAACGGATCATCATGCAGACCCCGGACACGATGACCCTCATGCCATCGGATTCGGACGGGAGATTCCACTACCTGATGCAGTTCCGGGACGGCAACCGGATCGATCTCACCCTGATCCCCCTGTCCCAGCGGGAAGCGTATTGCCGCGAAGACAGCCTCACCGTCATCCTGCTGGATAAGGACGGGAGCCTACCGGAGCTCCCCGCCCCGGACGACACCGCTTACCGGATAAAGCCGCCGTCGCCGGTCCAGTTCGCCGATTGCTGCAACGAATTCTGGTGGATTGCCGTTTACGTGGCCAAAGGGCTATGGCGGCGCGAGATCCTCTACGCCAAAGAACATCTGGACGGCTACCTCCGCCCGATGCTCCGCCTGATGCTGGAGTGGCAGGCGGGCATCGCCACCGGTTTTACGGTGAGCGCCGGAAAATGCGGCAAGTACCTGGAGCGCTATCTACCCGGGGAGAGCTGGCGGGCGCTGCTGGCCACCTATGCCGGGGCCGGCTATGCCGAGACCTGGGAAGCGCTCTTCACCGCCTGCGGCCTGTTCCGCCGGACCGCCCGGGAGGTGGCCGGCCATTTCGGTTACGCCTACCCCGAGGCCGAAGATGAACGGGTGAGCGCCTATCTGCGGCGGATCCGGGAGTTGCCCCGCGGCGCCGTCAGTCCCGATTAG
- a CDS encoding carbohydrate ABC transporter permease: MVSGTKQLSKACIYGLLILGAFFAAAPFLWLIRSSFMTLKEIFSMPPQWLPAEPQWLNYGNVFTMLPFGRFFLNTILIVLLNLAGTILSNTIMAYAFARIRFRGRTIMFGLCMATLMLPSAATMIPLFIEWKWLGGLNTFLPLTVPAFFGNAFYIFMLHQFFKTIPMEYDEAAFVDGAGYPQIIFQLIAPMAKPALAVVAIFTFMNSWNDFMGPLLYLNNQDLYTVSLGLKMFLSMFRAEWNTLMAASTLAVLPLVLLFFAAQRYFIEGLTMGGLKG, encoded by the coding sequence ATGGTTTCAGGGACCAAACAGCTTTCCAAGGCTTGCATCTACGGTTTGTTGATCCTGGGGGCGTTTTTCGCGGCGGCGCCGTTTCTGTGGCTCATCCGCAGCTCCTTCATGACGCTGAAGGAGATCTTCTCCATGCCGCCGCAATGGCTGCCGGCCGAACCGCAATGGCTCAATTACGGAAACGTCTTTACCATGCTCCCCTTCGGGCGCTTCTTTCTGAATACGATCCTGATCGTGCTGCTGAACCTGGCCGGAACCATACTCAGCAACACCATCATGGCCTATGCCTTCGCCCGGATCCGCTTCCGGGGGCGGACCATCATGTTCGGCCTGTGCATGGCCACGCTGATGCTGCCTTCCGCCGCCACCATGATCCCGTTGTTTATCGAGTGGAAATGGCTGGGCGGGCTGAATACCTTCCTGCCCCTGACCGTGCCGGCCTTTTTCGGAAACGCCTTTTATATCTTTATGCTGCATCAATTCTTTAAAACCATCCCCATGGAGTATGACGAGGCGGCCTTTGTGGATGGCGCGGGCTATCCGCAGATCATCTTTCAGTTGATCGCGCCCATGGCCAAGCCGGCCCTGGCGGTGGTAGCCATCTTCACCTTTATGAACTCCTGGAACGATTTCATGGGCCCGCTGCTGTACCTGAACAATCAGGACCTGTACACGGTTTCCCTGGGATTGAAGATGTTCCTGTCCATGTTCCGGGCGGAATGGAACACCTTGATGGCCGCCTCGACCCTGGCGGTCCTCCCGCTGGTGCTGCTATTCTTCGCGGCGCAGCGCTATTTCATCGAGGGACTGACCATGGGCGGGCTCAAAGGCTAA
- a CDS encoding carbohydrate ABC transporter permease, with the protein METEINKRNLKRSGFLSRQQNLWGWLLISPAVLGLTFWVAFPLGLSLVTSFLRWDMILPPEFVGAQNYADMFHDPLFWRSVWITLYFTLVGVPIQIVGAFLVAMLLNARVRGMKFFRTLFYIPSLIPIAVTSALWLWLFNQQFGLFNLILDRLGLPPQLWVFGPETVIPSLILMSLWGIGSTIIIFLAGLQSIPAELLEAVAIDGGKAWHRFLHVILPLSSPVIFYNVVIGIIGSLQTFTQPYLMTSGGPANASLFYVLHLYRQAFMYSNMGYACAMAWFLFIVTAVIAGVIFKTSSLWVFYDGEGKK; encoded by the coding sequence TTGGAGACTGAAATCAACAAACGTAATTTGAAAAGGAGCGGCTTCCTCTCCCGGCAGCAGAACTTATGGGGGTGGCTGCTGATCTCCCCGGCCGTCCTCGGCTTGACCTTCTGGGTGGCGTTTCCGCTGGGGTTGAGCCTGGTCACCAGCTTCCTGCGCTGGGACATGATTCTGCCGCCCGAATTCGTCGGCGCCCAGAATTATGCCGACATGTTCCACGATCCGTTATTCTGGCGGTCGGTCTGGATCACCCTCTATTTTACCTTGGTGGGGGTTCCCATCCAGATCGTCGGCGCCTTCCTGGTGGCGATGCTGCTGAATGCCCGGGTCCGGGGCATGAAGTTCTTCCGCACCCTGTTTTACATCCCGTCCCTGATCCCCATCGCGGTCACCTCGGCCCTGTGGCTGTGGCTCTTCAACCAGCAGTTCGGCCTGTTCAACCTAATCCTTGACCGGCTGGGACTGCCGCCCCAATTGTGGGTCTTCGGCCCGGAAACAGTCATTCCCAGCCTGATCCTGATGAGCCTCTGGGGGATCGGCAGCACCATCATTATCTTTTTGGCGGGCCTCCAGAGCATCCCGGCGGAGCTATTGGAGGCGGTGGCCATCGACGGCGGCAAAGCCTGGCACCGTTTCCTTCACGTCATTCTGCCGCTCAGCAGCCCGGTGATCTTCTATAATGTGGTGATCGGCATCATCGGCAGCTTGCAAACCTTCACCCAGCCCTACCTGATGACCAGCGGCGGGCCGGCCAACGCCTCGCTCTTTTATGTGCTGCACCTGTACCGTCAGGCCTTCATGTACTCCAACATGGGTTACGCCTGCGCCATGGCCTGGTTCCTGTTCATCGTCACCGCGGTCATTGCCGGCGTCATCTTCAAAACTTCATCCCTTTGGGTATTTTACGACGGGGAGGGCAAAAAGTGA
- a CDS encoding helix-turn-helix transcriptional regulator, translating into MPYLFCPFQPAPHADNGGCAILPSGWRHPRRRLDSSVMILGRKGNVTLTDNGVPLEIRPNRLVLLPAEHLHDGAAPIAAPASYYWLHFRLPGPPSLLSAEEVAPILSNQIVTRLRLNEAALIPMELDLGDADRIALLFRELLNEQERPSYTKWQFQLLFQNLLIRITEETINSYHPPDTLSAGSSLVYEAVGTINAQLTDPNLSVKSIAGYLNHNPDYIGRQFRSVMGMSVGNYILQQRLKLAEQLLQETHQPVQQIASQTGFASLRHFLRQFRKERGMTPSELRRRYQAMHINIR; encoded by the coding sequence ATGCCCTATCTTTTTTGTCCGTTTCAACCCGCGCCGCACGCCGACAACGGCGGCTGCGCCATTCTTCCGTCGGGCTGGCGCCACCCGCGCCGCCGGCTCGATTCGTCCGTGATGATTCTGGGGCGGAAAGGCAATGTGACATTGACCGATAACGGCGTCCCGCTGGAGATCCGGCCCAACCGGCTGGTGTTGCTGCCGGCGGAGCACCTGCACGACGGCGCCGCGCCCATCGCCGCGCCGGCTTCTTATTACTGGCTGCATTTCCGGTTGCCCGGCCCGCCGAGCCTGCTCTCGGCGGAAGAGGTCGCTCCCATCCTCAGCAACCAGATCGTCACCCGCCTGCGTCTGAACGAGGCGGCGTTGATACCCATGGAATTGGACCTGGGCGACGCCGACCGCATCGCCTTGCTCTTCCGCGAACTCCTGAACGAACAGGAACGGCCCTCCTACACGAAATGGCAGTTTCAATTGCTGTTTCAAAACCTGCTGATCCGGATCACCGAAGAGACGATCAACTCCTATCATCCCCCGGATACCCTTTCGGCCGGTTCCAGCCTGGTCTACGAGGCGGTCGGCACCATCAATGCGCAGCTGACCGACCCCAATCTTTCGGTCAAATCCATTGCCGGCTATCTCAATCACAACCCCGATTACATCGGCCGCCAGTTCCGGTCGGTGATGGGCATGTCGGTGGGCAACTACATCTTGCAGCAGCGGTTGAAGCTGGCCGAACAATTGCTCCAGGAGACCCACCAGCCGGTCCAGCAGATCGCCAGTCAGACCGGGTTCGCCTCGCTCCGCCACTTCCTGCGCCAGTTCCGGAAGGAGCGCGGCATGACCCCCTCGGAATTGCGCCGCCGCTATCAGGCGATGCACATCAATATCCGCTGA